Proteins encoded in a region of the Planococcus shixiaomingii genome:
- a CDS encoding LutC/YkgG family protein: MAEGTIHNKDAFLNRIADKLGRKQSEVVALPAWKHQPQWSVFEDASSDDLLAAFCKSSTAKSVFVKETELANLRETLEEVIKKHGGGPIVTTKDARFSEYGLEQLFSDPETHIWNAALGRRNVELAKQANIGVIFSDISLAESGTIVQFNDRDIARSVSLLPVVYVAIIPKSTIVPRMTQATQLVHGLVKSGKELSTCINFISGPSNSADIEMDIVIGVHGPVEAVHIVVTDK; the protein is encoded by the coding sequence ATGGCAGAAGGAACCATTCATAATAAAGATGCCTTTTTAAATCGGATTGCTGATAAGCTTGGCCGTAAACAAAGTGAGGTTGTTGCTCTTCCGGCATGGAAGCATCAACCTCAATGGAGCGTTTTTGAAGATGCTTCATCAGATGATTTATTAGCTGCGTTCTGTAAAAGCAGCACGGCCAAATCGGTGTTTGTAAAAGAAACAGAACTAGCAAACCTGCGTGAAACGCTGGAAGAAGTCATTAAGAAACACGGCGGTGGCCCGATCGTTACTACTAAAGATGCTAGATTTTCGGAATATGGGCTTGAGCAGTTGTTTTCAGATCCTGAAACTCACATCTGGAATGCCGCTTTAGGCAGAAGAAATGTCGAATTGGCAAAACAAGCGAATATAGGAGTGATTTTCAGCGACATAAGTTTAGCTGAATCAGGGACGATTGTTCAATTCAACGATAGAGATATTGCCCGGTCTGTAAGCTTGCTGCCGGTGGTTTATGTGGCGATTATTCCGAAATCCACCATTGTGCCTCGGATGACCCAAGCTACCCAACTTGTGCATGGACTTGTAAAGAGTGGGAAAGAACTTTCAACATGCATCAACTTTATTTCTGGCCCAAGCAACAGTGCGGATATTGAAATGGATATTGTTATTGGGGTACATGGACCGGTTGAAGCGGTGCATATTGTAGTGACCGACAAATGA
- a CDS encoding LutB/LldF family L-lactate oxidation iron-sulfur protein, producing MPMKIGEQPFFDRVDEALENDFMRTAMASAQDRLRGRKLDATVNDEQIGDWEEWRSAGEEIRRHTLENLDFYLNQLSENFSKRGGHVYFAETAEDATRYIQEVAKRKNAKKITKAKSMVTEEIGLNEALEEIGCQVYETDLAEYILQIDDHDRPSHIVVPSLHKNKEQIRDTFRDKAGYTGTEEPRELTAFARSQLREVFLEADIGVTGCNFAVAESGTISLVTNEGNANMVTTYPETQISVMGMERLVPTWKELDVMVNLLSRSAVGQKITTYITNLTPQLEENSVDAPKEFHLVILDAGRSNALGTEFQSALHCIRCAACVNVCPVYRQIGGHAYGSIYQGPIGAVLSPILGGYEDYGELPFASSLCAACSEACPVRIPLHEQLIRHREIYVAQKGKVSEKLAMKAFGIGASTPSLFQGAVKGMPAIMKPFVKNDSISSGPGPMKLWTSIRDFPSPEQNNFRSWFKHHKDGGDS from the coding sequence ATGCCCATGAAAATCGGAGAACAGCCGTTTTTCGATCGAGTAGACGAGGCTTTGGAAAACGATTTTATGCGTACGGCCATGGCGTCAGCGCAAGACCGGCTGCGCGGCAGAAAACTGGATGCAACCGTTAATGATGAGCAAATCGGCGATTGGGAAGAATGGCGAAGTGCAGGGGAAGAAATCCGTCGCCATACACTTGAAAATCTCGATTTCTATTTAAATCAATTAAGCGAAAACTTCTCCAAAAGAGGCGGCCATGTGTATTTTGCAGAAACTGCAGAAGACGCTACCCGTTATATCCAGGAAGTCGCAAAGAGGAAAAATGCCAAAAAAATAACGAAAGCCAAATCGATGGTGACGGAAGAAATCGGCCTCAACGAAGCACTTGAAGAAATCGGCTGCCAAGTGTACGAGACTGATCTTGCTGAATATATTTTGCAAATAGACGATCATGACAGACCCTCCCATATCGTCGTCCCTTCGCTTCATAAAAATAAAGAGCAGATTCGGGATACGTTTCGGGACAAAGCGGGTTATACAGGAACGGAAGAACCCCGTGAACTGACTGCATTTGCCCGCAGCCAGCTTCGTGAAGTTTTTTTGGAAGCGGATATCGGAGTGACCGGTTGTAATTTTGCAGTTGCAGAATCCGGCACTATTTCGCTTGTCACGAATGAAGGAAACGCCAATATGGTGACGACTTATCCGGAAACCCAGATTAGTGTAATGGGAATGGAGCGCCTTGTTCCTACTTGGAAAGAGCTGGACGTTATGGTGAATCTGCTGAGCCGAAGTGCTGTTGGCCAAAAAATAACCACCTATATAACCAATTTAACTCCCCAGTTAGAGGAAAACAGTGTTGATGCCCCGAAAGAATTCCACCTTGTCATCTTGGATGCGGGACGCTCAAACGCGTTAGGCACAGAATTTCAATCCGCTCTTCATTGTATACGCTGTGCTGCTTGTGTAAATGTCTGTCCGGTTTACCGCCAGATTGGAGGCCACGCGTACGGCTCGATCTATCAAGGGCCGATCGGCGCCGTTTTGTCCCCGATTCTTGGAGGCTATGAGGACTACGGGGAACTGCCTTTTGCTTCGAGCCTGTGCGCCGCCTGTTCAGAAGCTTGCCCTGTACGAATTCCCCTTCACGAACAGCTGATCAGACACCGGGAAATTTATGTGGCCCAAAAAGGCAAAGTAAGCGAAAAACTGGCCATGAAAGCATTTGGGATTGGAGCGAGTACCCCATCTCTTTTTCAAGGCGCAGTGAAAGGCATGCCTGCGATAATGAAGCCTTTCGTTAAAAACGACAGCATTTCGTCCGGGCCTGGTCCGATGAAGCTGTGGACGTCTATTCGCGACTTCCCTTCCCCGGAGCAAAATAACTTCAGAAGCTGGTTCAAACACCATAAGGACGGAGGGGATTCATAA
- a CDS encoding (Fe-S)-binding protein translates to MKISLFITCLAEMFYQNVAKDVVEVLERLGCDVNFPKGQICCGQPAYNSGYRKDAQKAAKQMIKSFEHSEFIVTPSGSCAAMFKEYPELFKEDPEWLKRAEAIADKTYEFTQFIVNVLKVEDVGAVYPAQATYHTSCHMIRLLKETEAPFKLLKNVQGLELLPLENSYDCCGFGGTFAVKMASISEQMVDEKVRHVEESTATLLIAADNGCLMNIKGRIDRKGKPIEVKHIAQILNTRVEGRN, encoded by the coding sequence ATGAAAATTTCTTTGTTTATCACTTGCCTTGCGGAAATGTTCTACCAGAATGTCGCAAAAGATGTAGTGGAAGTTTTAGAGAGGCTTGGCTGCGACGTTAATTTTCCGAAAGGCCAAATTTGCTGCGGCCAGCCTGCTTACAACAGCGGCTATCGGAAAGACGCACAAAAAGCCGCCAAGCAGATGATCAAAAGCTTTGAACACTCGGAATTCATCGTTACACCTTCCGGCTCCTGTGCGGCCATGTTCAAGGAATACCCAGAGTTGTTCAAAGAAGACCCCGAGTGGCTGAAACGCGCGGAAGCAATTGCAGATAAGACTTATGAATTCACTCAATTTATAGTAAACGTTCTAAAAGTTGAAGACGTTGGGGCTGTTTACCCGGCCCAGGCTACTTATCATACATCCTGCCATATGATTCGATTGCTGAAGGAAACGGAAGCCCCGTTCAAGTTATTGAAAAACGTTCAGGGCCTCGAGCTCCTGCCGCTTGAAAACAGTTACGACTGCTGCGGTTTTGGAGGTACTTTTGCGGTTAAGATGGCCTCGATTTCCGAACAGATGGTAGATGAAAAAGTAAGGCATGTAGAAGAATCCACTGCGACTCTATTAATAGCGGCTGATAACGGCTGCCTCATGAATATCAAAGGAAGAATCGACCGAAAAGGCAAGCCGATCGAAGTAAAGCATATCGCCCAGATTTTAAATACGCGAGTTGAAGGGAGGAACTGA
- a CDS encoding phosphocarrier protein HPr, which yields MAEKTYKVISDTGIQARPAAQLVNLASQFEADISLKYNSKTVNLKSIMGVMSLAIGKGSEIIITAKGAGEQEALQKIDYFITNEIAE from the coding sequence ATGGCGGAGAAAACATATAAAGTAATTTCCGATACCGGAATCCAAGCCCGTCCTGCTGCCCAGTTAGTTAACCTGGCTTCACAGTTTGAGGCGGACATTTCGTTGAAATACAATTCCAAAACCGTCAATTTAAAATCCATCATGGGTGTCATGTCTTTGGCTATCGGAAAAGGGTCTGAAATTATCATTACGGCGAAAGGGGCCGGTGAACAAGAGGCATTGCAGAAAATCGACTATTTTATAACAAACGAAATAGCGGAATAG
- a CDS encoding DeoR/GlpR family DNA-binding transcription regulator — translation MLVAERHKKMTSLVNERGSSRVSELSRIFKVTEETIRRDLEKLETEGKLKRSHGGAVSLKSNDLESSYSEREIQNVQEKMAVAEAAVKYVSSNDRIILDASTTAWYMAKSLPDMPLTVVTNSMKVAAELVNREKITVISVGGTLVRKSLSYVGPQTTNALESYHVNKAFISCQGIHSVRGISDSNEMQALVKKKMSEIADEVYVLADYTKFGLQAFSRVAPLQAIDYIVTDSKTSENQIKEFQDYSVVVIRPYGLHDAKKQIIAKDNL, via the coding sequence ATGCTTGTAGCAGAACGCCATAAAAAAATGACGTCGCTTGTCAACGAAAGAGGCAGCAGCCGGGTTTCTGAACTTAGCCGGATTTTTAAAGTGACTGAAGAAACCATCCGGCGGGACCTAGAGAAGCTAGAAACAGAAGGCAAGCTGAAGCGCAGCCATGGCGGCGCGGTAAGTTTAAAAAGCAACGATTTGGAGTCGTCCTATAGCGAGCGGGAGATCCAGAATGTCCAGGAAAAAATGGCGGTTGCAGAGGCGGCTGTAAAATACGTTTCTAGCAACGACAGGATTATTTTGGACGCCAGTACGACTGCCTGGTACATGGCTAAAAGTCTTCCGGATATGCCGCTGACTGTGGTGACAAATTCCATGAAAGTGGCTGCGGAATTAGTAAACAGGGAAAAAATTACAGTTATTTCGGTCGGCGGCACGCTCGTGCGAAAATCCCTTTCTTATGTCGGCCCCCAAACGACCAATGCATTGGAATCTTATCATGTCAACAAAGCTTTCATTTCTTGCCAAGGAATCCATTCTGTGAGGGGCATCAGCGATTCCAATGAAATGCAGGCATTGGTGAAAAAGAAGATGAGTGAAATCGCGGATGAAGTATATGTGCTGGCTGATTACACAAAATTTGGCCTTCAGGCTTTTTCACGGGTTGCGCCTCTGCAGGCAATCGATTATATCGTGACGGATTCCAAGACCAGCGAGAATCAGATCAAAGAATTTCAGGATTATTCGGTAGTTGTCATTCGCCCATACGGCCTGCATGACGCGAAAAAACAAATTATAGCGAAGGACAACCTTTAA
- the rhaA gene encoding L-rhamnose isomerase: MTIKSQFDEAKKEYEQWGVDVEAVFDKLKKVPISVHCWQGDDVGGFEINKEALSGGIDVTGNYPGKASTPEELRKDIEKALSLIPGKHRVNLHAIYAETDGEVVERDQLQPKHFEKWGAWAKQLGLGLDFNPTLFSHQKASDGLTLAHPDPEIRKFWIDHCIASRKISEYFGRELGTPCLTNIWIPDGYKDTPSDRLTPRKRLKESLDEIFAEEIDERFNIDAVESKLFGIGSESFVVGSHEFYLSYALKNNKLCLLDTGHYHPTEMVSNKISAMLLFNDKLALHVSRPVRWDSDHVVTFDDELKEIALEIVRNDALEQVMIGLDFFDASINRVAAWTIGTRNMIKALLYGMLLPNDYLKELQEQGDFTRRLALLEEFKTYPFGAIWNQYCETMEVPVKEQWLEEVMHYEETVLAHRSKAAMLDALEKS, translated from the coding sequence ATGACGATCAAAAGCCAGTTTGATGAAGCGAAAAAAGAATACGAGCAATGGGGCGTCGACGTAGAAGCCGTTTTCGACAAATTGAAGAAGGTTCCGATCTCAGTGCATTGCTGGCAAGGCGATGATGTCGGCGGGTTTGAAATCAACAAAGAAGCTTTGTCGGGCGGCATCGATGTTACCGGCAATTACCCCGGAAAAGCGTCAACGCCCGAAGAACTTCGGAAAGATATTGAGAAAGCGCTGTCGCTTATACCCGGAAAGCACCGGGTGAATCTGCATGCGATTTATGCCGAGACGGACGGGGAAGTTGTGGAACGAGACCAACTGCAGCCGAAGCACTTTGAAAAGTGGGGGGCATGGGCAAAGCAATTAGGGCTTGGCCTTGATTTTAATCCTACTTTATTTTCGCATCAAAAAGCCTCAGATGGCCTGACTTTGGCACATCCTGACCCGGAGATCCGGAAATTCTGGATTGATCATTGCATTGCCAGCCGGAAAATCAGTGAATATTTCGGGCGGGAATTAGGGACTCCGTGCTTAACGAATATTTGGATTCCGGATGGCTACAAAGATACACCGAGCGACCGCCTGACACCGAGAAAACGTTTGAAAGAGTCACTGGATGAAATTTTTGCAGAGGAAATAGACGAGCGGTTCAATATCGATGCAGTGGAAAGTAAATTATTCGGCATCGGTTCCGAGTCGTTTGTAGTAGGATCTCACGAGTTCTATTTAAGCTACGCACTGAAAAACAACAAGCTCTGCCTGCTTGATACCGGCCATTATCATCCGACCGAAATGGTTTCCAATAAAATATCGGCTATGCTGCTTTTCAACGACAAACTGGCGCTTCATGTATCCAGACCCGTTCGCTGGGACAGCGACCATGTGGTAACTTTTGACGATGAATTGAAAGAAATCGCTTTGGAAATTGTCCGGAATGACGCGCTGGAGCAGGTAATGATCGGCTTGGATTTTTTTGATGCAAGCATTAACCGGGTTGCCGCCTGGACGATTGGAACGCGCAACATGATCAAAGCGCTGCTGTACGGCATGCTGCTTCCGAATGATTACTTGAAGGAACTTCAGGAACAAGGAGATTTTACAAGACGGCTTGCCCTGTTAGAAGAATTCAAAACCTATCCGTTTGGCGCAATCTGGAATCAGTACTGTGAAACGATGGAGGTGCCGGTAAAGGAACAGTGGCTGGAAGAAGTCATGCATTACGAAGAAACCGTGCTGGCCCACAGGTCGAAAGCTGCGATGCTCGACGCGCTGGAAAAATCCTGA